From Aerosticca soli, a single genomic window includes:
- a CDS encoding helicase-related protein — protein sequence MSLDLETTAAESAPVQGELLDAESSPLTLSLQDFVGEFGDELLDALNSANPPVYTGQPQAHRQLVVASLKRKLFPAQAEVVHAAAELLIDRGERAAIVNGEMGCGKTTVGIATAAVLNAEGYRRTLVLSPPHLVYKWRREIQETVAGAKVWVLNGPDTLVKLIKLREQLGVQPTGQEFFVLGRVRMRMGFHWKPVFTTRRTRHGDVAACPDCGTVITDLDGEPVNPIALQAEECRRKCGHCAAPLWTLIRPRSLSGSDQSSAVLKALKRIPTIGEVTAQKLMQKFGDGFLASMLGDNIHEFINLMDGNGELVFSDRQATRMERAMANMEFGFGEGGYQPSEFIKRYLPQGTFDLLIADEAHEYKNGGSAQGQAMGVLAAKARKTLLLTGTLMGGYGDDLFHLLFRALPGRMIEDGYRPTTSGSMTSAAMAFMRDHGVLKDIYSESTGTAHKTAKGTKVSVRTVKAPGFGPKGVLRCILPFTIFLKLKDIGGNVLPPYDEEFREVAMDTAQAAAYRDLAGRLTAELKQALARRDTTLLGVVLNVLLAWPDCCFRSETVVHPRTRNTLAFVPAQFNEFEISPKERELIDICKEEKAQGRKVLAYTVYTGTRDTTSRLKVLLEQEGFKVAVLRASVDASRREDWIAEQLDRGIDVLITNPELVKTGLDLLEFPTIVFMQSGYNVYSLQQAARRSWRIGQKQPVRVIYLGYAGSSQMTCLELMAKKIMVSQSTSGDVPESGLDVLNQDGDSVEVALARQLVAA from the coding sequence ATGTCCCTCGATCTCGAAACCACTGCCGCTGAATCCGCGCCCGTACAGGGCGAACTGCTCGACGCGGAATCTTCCCCTCTGACCCTGAGCCTTCAGGATTTTGTCGGCGAGTTCGGCGACGAACTACTCGACGCCCTCAACAGCGCTAATCCGCCGGTCTATACCGGCCAACCGCAGGCGCACCGGCAACTGGTGGTCGCCAGCCTCAAGCGCAAGCTGTTCCCAGCCCAGGCCGAAGTCGTCCACGCCGCCGCCGAGCTGCTGATCGACCGTGGCGAACGTGCTGCGATCGTCAATGGCGAGATGGGCTGCGGCAAGACGACCGTCGGCATTGCCACGGCCGCCGTGCTCAACGCCGAAGGCTATCGCCGCACTCTGGTGCTGTCGCCGCCCCACCTGGTTTACAAGTGGCGGCGCGAGATCCAGGAGACGGTGGCCGGTGCCAAGGTGTGGGTACTCAACGGGCCGGATACGCTCGTCAAGCTCATCAAGCTGCGCGAGCAGTTGGGCGTGCAGCCCACGGGCCAGGAGTTCTTCGTCCTGGGGCGCGTCAGGATGCGGATGGGCTTTCACTGGAAGCCTGTCTTCACCACGCGGCGCACCCGCCACGGCGACGTGGCGGCCTGCCCGGACTGCGGCACGGTCATCACCGACCTCGACGGCGAGCCGGTCAACCCGATCGCGCTCCAAGCCGAGGAGTGCCGCAGGAAGTGCGGCCACTGCGCCGCGCCCCTGTGGACACTGATCCGCCCGCGCAGTCTGTCCGGCAGCGACCAGTCCTCGGCCGTGCTCAAAGCCTTAAAGCGCATACCGACCATCGGAGAGGTCACCGCGCAGAAGCTGATGCAAAAGTTCGGTGACGGGTTCCTGGCGTCGATGCTCGGCGACAACATCCATGAGTTCATCAACCTCATGGATGGCAACGGCGAGCTGGTGTTTTCCGACCGTCAGGCCACGCGCATGGAACGTGCGATGGCCAACATGGAGTTCGGCTTTGGCGAGGGCGGCTATCAGCCGTCCGAGTTCATCAAACGCTACCTGCCGCAAGGCACGTTCGACCTGCTCATCGCCGATGAGGCACATGAGTACAAGAACGGGGGCAGTGCCCAGGGCCAGGCCATGGGCGTGCTGGCGGCGAAGGCTCGCAAGACCTTGCTGCTGACCGGCACGTTGATGGGCGGCTACGGGGACGACCTGTTCCACCTGCTGTTCCGAGCCCTTCCGGGGCGGATGATCGAAGACGGCTACCGCCCGACCACGAGCGGCAGCATGACCTCGGCTGCGATGGCGTTCATGCGCGATCACGGGGTGTTGAAGGACATCTACTCCGAGAGCACCGGCACGGCGCACAAGACGGCCAAGGGCACCAAGGTATCGGTGCGCACGGTCAAGGCCCCGGGGTTTGGCCCCAAGGGCGTGCTGCGCTGCATCCTGCCGTTCACGATCTTTCTCAAGCTCAAGGACATCGGTGGCAACGTCCTGCCGCCGTATGACGAGGAGTTCCGTGAAGTCGCGATGGACACGGCGCAAGCCGCGGCCTACCGCGATCTGGCGGGTCGGCTGACCGCGGAGCTGAAACAGGCTCTGGCGCGACGCGATACGACCTTGCTGGGTGTGGTCCTCAACGTGCTGCTGGCCTGGCCGGATTGCTGCTTCCGGTCGGAGACCGTGGTGCATCCGCGCACGCGCAACACCTTGGCGTTTGTCCCGGCTCAGTTCAACGAGTTCGAGATCAGCCCCAAGGAGCGTGAGCTGATCGACATCTGCAAAGAGGAGAAGGCGCAGGGCCGCAAGGTCCTGGCCTACACGGTCTATACCGGCACGCGCGACACCACGTCGCGCCTGAAGGTGTTGCTGGAGCAGGAAGGCTTCAAGGTGGCGGTGCTGCGCGCGAGCGTGGATGCCAGCCGCCGCGAAGACTGGATCGCCGAGCAACTGGACCGTGGCATCGACGTGCTCATCACCAACCCCGAGTTGGTCAAGACGGGGCTGGACCTGTTGGAGTTCCCGACGATCGTGTTCATGCAGTCGGGCTACAACGTGTACTCGCTCCAGCAGGCGGCACGCCGCTCCTGGCGCATCGGGCAGAAGCAGCCCGTGCGTGTGATCTACCTCGGCTACGCCGGTTCCTCGCAGATGACCTGCCTGGAGCTGATGGCCAAGAAGATCATGGTCTCGCAGTCCACCTCGGGCGACGTGCCCGAATCCGGGCTCGATGTCCTGAACCAGGACGGTGATTCCGTCGAGGTCGCACTGGCCCGGCAGCTTGTCGCCGCATGA
- a CDS encoding IS5 family transposase, which produces MQLSFGDAEDLVGRKRTRREVFLAEMDQVVPWKALLALIEPHYPKLGRPGRQPYPLATMLRIHFLQQWYALSDPAMEEALVDTPVMRRFARIGGMGDIPDETTILNFRRLLETHGLAEKIFKQVNAHLQRKGLSLRSGTIVDATIINAPSSTKNREGERDPAMHQTKKGNQWFFGMKAHIGVDDASGLVHHVECTAANVADVTQAHKLLHGKEDVVFGDSGYIGAEKREEMQDVDAVFLIAKKPSVIKAMKRKRDQREARALERLKASVRAKVEHPFRVIKRQFGYTKVRYRGIAKNAAQVLTLFALSNLWMSRRRLMPAAG; this is translated from the coding sequence ATGCAGCTTTCGTTTGGTGATGCCGAGGATCTGGTCGGTCGCAAGCGCACACGGCGCGAGGTGTTCCTTGCCGAGATGGATCAGGTCGTGCCGTGGAAGGCGCTGCTGGCGCTGATCGAGCCGCATTATCCGAAGCTGGGCCGGCCCGGCCGGCAGCCTTACCCCTTGGCGACGATGCTTCGGATCCACTTCCTGCAGCAGTGGTATGCCTTGAGTGACCCGGCGATGGAAGAGGCGCTGGTCGATACGCCGGTGATGCGCCGCTTTGCCCGGATTGGTGGCATGGGCGACATCCCGGACGAGACGACGATCTTGAACTTCCGGCGCTTGCTGGAGACGCACGGTCTGGCCGAAAAGATCTTCAAGCAGGTCAATGCGCATCTTCAGCGCAAGGGCCTGAGCCTTCGCTCGGGCACCATCGTGGACGCGACGATTATCAATGCACCGAGTTCGACGAAGAACCGGGAGGGCGAGCGGGATCCTGCGATGCATCAGACGAAGAAGGGCAACCAGTGGTTCTTCGGGATGAAGGCGCACATCGGGGTGGACGATGCCTCCGGGCTGGTGCACCACGTGGAATGCACGGCGGCGAACGTGGCGGACGTGACGCAGGCGCACAAGCTGCTGCACGGCAAGGAGGACGTGGTGTTCGGCGACAGTGGCTACATCGGTGCCGAGAAGCGCGAGGAGATGCAGGACGTGGATGCGGTGTTCCTGATCGCGAAGAAGCCTTCGGTGATCAAGGCGATGAAGCGCAAGCGCGATCAGCGGGAAGCGAGGGCGTTGGAGCGCTTGAAGGCGAGCGTCCGTGCCAAGGTCGAGCATCCGTTCCGTGTGATCAAGCGGCAGTTCGGCTATACGAAGGTGCGCTATCGCGGCATCGCGAAGAACGCGGCACAGGTGCTGACGCTGTTCGCGCTGTCGAACCTGTGGATGTCGCGCCGGCGCTTGATGCCGGCGGCGGGATAA
- a CDS encoding DUF6094 domain-containing protein, with translation MALMFPRLARNFVKNGYFPTDEPTLERALNALMPSDGPMCILDPCAGEGVAIAEAAHALGREQAKAFAVEFDAERARHARGLVDHCLHADLMDTMVSKQSFGLLWLNPPYGDLSKDVNGNIGYQGQGRARLEKLFYQRTLSLLQYGGVLVFIVPGYVLDAELVGWLTRHYTDLRIYRAVETQFKQVVIFGRRVRQREQVPDGVKAVRNLLLQVGQGEVEAEELPSEWPFLPYIVPASPAEPEHFFRVTMEPEQFADEVGRLQGLWPSQDTHLGAAQQSLRPPARALSRWHLALALAAGAISGVVRSKTGRVLVVKGDTHKDKTLQREFTEREDGSIAETRILTDKFVPVIRAWDMTPGSATRGEVLTIR, from the coding sequence ATGGCCCTCATGTTCCCGCGGCTCGCCCGCAATTTCGTCAAGAACGGATATTTCCCGACCGACGAACCCACGCTCGAAAGAGCGCTCAACGCACTGATGCCCAGCGACGGGCCGATGTGCATCCTCGATCCCTGCGCCGGCGAAGGCGTGGCGATCGCCGAAGCCGCCCATGCCCTCGGGCGCGAGCAGGCAAAGGCGTTCGCCGTCGAGTTCGACGCGGAGCGGGCGCGCCATGCCCGCGGCCTGGTCGATCACTGCCTGCACGCGGACCTGATGGACACGATGGTCTCCAAGCAGTCCTTCGGGCTGCTCTGGCTCAACCCGCCGTATGGGGACCTGTCCAAGGACGTCAACGGCAACATCGGCTATCAGGGCCAGGGCCGTGCCCGCCTTGAAAAGCTGTTCTACCAGCGCACGCTCTCGCTGCTGCAATACGGCGGCGTGCTGGTTTTCATCGTCCCCGGCTACGTGCTCGACGCGGAGTTGGTCGGCTGGCTGACGCGCCACTACACGGACCTGCGCATCTACCGAGCGGTGGAGACGCAGTTCAAGCAGGTGGTGATCTTCGGACGCCGGGTGCGCCAGCGCGAGCAGGTGCCCGATGGCGTCAAGGCCGTGCGCAATCTGCTGTTGCAGGTAGGGCAAGGCGAAGTCGAAGCCGAGGAACTGCCGAGCGAGTGGCCGTTCCTGCCGTACATCGTCCCCGCCAGCCCGGCCGAGCCAGAGCATTTCTTCCGCGTGACGATGGAGCCCGAGCAGTTCGCCGATGAGGTTGGCAGGCTGCAAGGCTTGTGGCCATCGCAGGACACGCACCTGGGGGCTGCGCAGCAATCGCTGCGTCCACCGGCGCGGGCCTTGTCCCGCTGGCATCTCGCCCTGGCTCTGGCCGCGGGTGCGATCTCGGGGGTTGTGCGCTCCAAGACCGGGCGCGTGCTCGTCGTCAAAGGTGACACCCACAAGGACAAGACGCTCCAGCGGGAGTTCACCGAACGCGAAGACGGCTCCATCGCCGAGACCCGCATCCTCACCGACAAGTTCGTTCCCGTCATCCGCGCGTGGGACATGACACCTGGCTCCGCGACACGGGGCGAGGTGTTGACCATTCGCTGA